In Nocardioides bizhenqiangii, the DNA window CCGCACGGCGACACCGCGATCTACGACACCCTGGTGCGGCTGGCGCAGCCGTGGGTGATGCGCGCGCCGCTCGTGCACGGGCAGGGCAACTTCGGCTCGCCCGGCAACGACGCGGCCGCCGCGATGCGTTACACAGAGTGCCGGATGGCGCCGCTCGCGCTGGAGATGGTCCGCGACATCGAGCAGGAGACCGTCGAGTTCCAGCCCAACTACGACGGCCGCTCGCAGGAGCCCGTCGTCCTCCCGTCGCGGTACCCCAACCTGCTGGTCAACGGCTCGGCCGGCATCGCCGTCGGCATGGCCACCAACATCCCTCCGCACAACCTGCGCGAGGTGGCCGCGGGCGCGCAGTGGGCGCTCGAGCACCCCGACGCCACCCGTGAGGAGCTGCAGGACGCCCTGATCGAGCGGATCAAGGGCCCCGACTTCCCCAACGGCGCACTGATCGTCGGCCGCGAGGGCATCGAGACCGCCTACCGCACCGGCCGCGGATCGGTCGCCCAGCGCGCGGTGATCGAGATCGACGAGGACGCCCGTGGGCGCACCTGCCTTTCGATCACCGAGCTGCCCTACATGGTCAACCCCGACAACCTGGCGCTGAAGATCGCCGAGCTCGCCGACTCGGGCAAGGTCCAGGGCATCGCCGACGTGCGCGACGACTCCTCCGGGCGCACCGGCCAGCGCCTGGTCGTCGTCCTCAAGCGCGACGCCGTCGCCCGCGTCGTGCTCAACAACCTGCTGAAGCACACCGAGCTGCAGACCAACTTCAGCGCCAACATGCTGGCCCTGGTCGACGGCGTGCCGCGCACGCTGACGATCGACCAGTTCGTCAGCCACTGGGTCGAGCACCAGGTCGACGTCATCCAGCGGCGCACCCGCTACCGGCTGGCCGAGGCGGAGAAGCAGGCCCATGTCTTCCGGGGCCTGGTCAAGGCGCTCGACATGCTCGACGAGGTGATCGCGCTGATCCGGCGCTCGCCCGAGGTCGACGACGCTAGGCAGGGCCTGATCGAGCTGCTCGAGATCGACGAGGTCCAGGCCAACGCGATCCTCGACATGCAGCTGCGCCGGCTGGCCGCTCTCGAGCGGCAGAAGATCATGGACCGGCTCGCCGAGCTCGAGCTGACCATCGCCGACCTCGAGGACATCCTCGCCAACGAGAGCCGCCAGCGTTCCATCGTCTCGGAGGAGCTCGCCGAGATCGTCGAGAAGTACGGCGACGACCGGCGCACCCAGATCATCGCGGCCGACGGCGACCTCTCGATGGAGGACCTGATCCCCGACGAGGAGCTGGTCGTCTCGATCACCCGCGGCGGCTACGCGAAGCGGACGCTCGCGACCCAGTACCGCACCCAGAAGCGCGGCGGCAAGGGTGTGCGCGGCGCGACCCTGCGCGGCGACGACGTGGTCGAGCACTTCATCGCGACCACCAACCACCACTGGCTGCTGTTCTTCACGACGGCCGGCCGGGTCTACCGCACCAAGGCCTACAACCTGCCGGAGGCGTTGCGCGACGCGAAGGGTGGGCACGTCGCCGGACTGCTCAGCTTCCAGCCCGACGAGTCGATCGCCCAGGTGCTTGCGATCCGCGACTACGAGCAGGCTCCCTACCTCGTCCTCGCGACCCGCAACGGCCTGATCAAGAAGACCCGGCTCGGTGACTACAACAGCCCGCGCCAGGCCGGCGTCATCGCGATCAACTTCCGTGAGGACGACGACGAGCTGATCGGCGCCGAGCTGGTCAACCCCGACGACGACATCCTGCTGGTGTCGCGGAAGGGCCAGGCGATCCGGTTCCGCGCCGGCGACGACCAGCTGCGGCCGATGGGACGCGCGACGTCGGGCGTCACCGGCATGCGGTTCAAGTACGACGACGACTCGGTGCTGTCGATGTCGGTCATCCGCGCTGCCCAGGTGGCGGCGGAGGAGGCCGCGGGGCTGGCCGAGCACGACGAGGAGTCCGCTGCGGTCGAGGCGACAGCCGAGCAGGTCAACGAGGTGAAGGCGCAGTTCGTCTTCACGATGACCGACGCCGGCTACGCCAAGCGCACCCGCATCAACGAGTACCGCCTCACCGGCCGCGGTGGCCTCGGCATCACGACGATGAAGCTCACCAACGAGGAGCGAGGCGGGCTGGTCGGCGCGTTCATCGTCGAGGACGGCGACGAGATCCTGTCCATCACCCAGGGCGGCCAGGTCGTGCGCAGCCCCATCGACGACAACTTCAAGCCGTCGGTCGGCCGGTCCACCCAGGGTGTGAAGTTCGTGACGCCGAAGGCCGGCGACGCGGTGGCGGTCGTCGCCCGGTCGGTCGAGTCGAAGGTCGACGACGAGGAGCCGGTCGGCACCGCTCCCGCCGAAGACGGTGAGACGGACGAATCGCTCGTTACCGACGCGGATGTAACAATCGACGCGGAAGAGTCCGTCGAGACGGGCGACAGCGGGGACGACGAGAGCCCCGGCGGAAGTGAGGGTTGATGTCGGACCGCACCAAGGAGCCGACCACGGTCCCCGTGCCCACGGGCGCGCCCGTGAACAAGGCGGACGGCTCCGCGAAGCCGAAGGTCGGCAACCGCCCGCCCCAGCCCATGCCCGACCTTCCGCCGCCGCCGGCGGACGCACCGACGCCGGCTGCGGGCCCCACGGTCACGACCACCGCTGAGGTTGCCCCTTCCCAACGTCCGTCCTCGCGCGGCCCGCGCCGGGCACGCCTCCGGCTGACCCGGGTCGACCCCTGGTCGGTGATGAAGACGGCGTTCCTGCTGTCGATCGCGTTCGCCGTCGTCACCGTCGTGTCGGTCGCCATGGTCTGGCAGGTGCTCGGCGCCGCCGGCGTGTGGGACTCCATCAACAGCACGGTCCAGGAAGCCATCGGCGGCGAGGACGTCGCCGGCTTCCAGATCCAGGACTACCTCGGCACCAGCCGGGTCCTCGGTTTCACGATGCTCGTCGCCGCCATCGACGTCATCCTCATCACCGCCAGCGCGACCCTCACGGCCTTCCTCTACAACATGGCAGCAGCCCTGCTCGGCGGCGTCGAAGTGACCCTCGCCGAGGACGCCTGAGCCCGAGGGTCCCGTTTTGTTGGGCCCGGCTCCGGTCGGGTACCGTTCCCCCCGGTCTGCGGTCGGGGCTTCCACCTTGCCGCAGGCCACCCGGGCCTATAGCTCAGACGGTTAGAGCGCTTCCCTGATAAGGAAGAGGTCACAGGTTCAAGTCCTGTTAGGCCCACCCACGCCGCCCGGCTCGGGCCATCCAATCCGACGGAGGAATCGCGTGATCAAGAAGCTCGTGCTCACAGCACTCGCCACCGCTGGCGTTGCGTTCGCAGTGAAGAAGCTGCAGGAGAGCAAGGCGGAGCAGGCCCTCTGGGCCGAGGCCACCGACCAGCTCCCCGAGAACTGACACCGGCCCGTACACCCAAGGGGCCTTGGCGCAATTGGTAGCGCACCTGCTTTGCAAGCAGGGGGTTAGGGGTTCGAGTCCCCTAGGCTCCACTCGACGCGACCGCAGCTTCCTGTCTGTGTGAGCAATTCGTCGGGGGCGCTACGGGTCGGAGAGGTCGCCCGGGTCAGTCGTCGTCGCCGGACTCGTCCTCCGAGCCGTCGTCCTCGGTGCCGACCACCTCGAAGTTCTCGTCGAGCTGGACGTCGACCTGGGTGCCATCGTCGAGGGTGACCTCGACCTCGTACTTGCTCTCTTCGTCGTCGACCTCAGTCTCGGTCACGGTGCCTCCGCCGGTCTCCTCGAGCGCGGCCTTCTCGGCCCGGTCGAGCTGCGAGGCGGGGATCGGGCGGTCCTGTGCGTCGTCGTCATCCCCGGAGAGGGCGGCGGCGGCACCGACCGTGCCGGCCGTGACCACGGCTGCGCCGGCGAAGATCGCCGCGGTGCGCTTGCGGGTCAGTTTCGGGTTCATATCGCCAGAGTAGATCTGCGGGAGCCGGTGTCAACGGTTCTCTCATCGGCGCCTCATCTGACGGACCAGAAGCCGCAAAACACCGAAGCCCGGGCCGATCGGCCCGGGCTTCGGTGCTTGCTGCAGGTGACGCTCAGTGGTGGGCGATGCGGTCCGTGCCGCTGCCACCGTTGAGGTGGTCGGTACCAGGACCACCGCGGAGCCAGTCGCGGCTGGCGCCGCCGAAGGCGCGGTCGTTGCCCTTGGCGCCGTTGACGAAGTCGGCGCCGGCACCGCCGTACACGGTGTCGTTGCCGGCGTCGGTGAGCACCCAGAGGCGGAACCGCTTCGGGAGGGTGCGGCCGTCGGTGAAGTCGTGTCCGCCGCGCGGCCAGACCTGGATGAACATCCGCTGCTTGTTGAAGCGCGGCGGGACCTTGCAGACGGCGGAGACGCCGGTCTTGACCCGCTCGTTCTGGCAGCGGTCCGGCAGGCGCTTCTTCCAGTGGGCGGTGCGGGTGTCGCGGAACCGGATCGCGTGCCGCGACTCGACCCACTTCACGGTCAGGTGCTGGTTGTGCTGGCCGGAGATGTAGACCGGGCCGTACTTCGAGTAGCGGATCAGCGCGGCGTTGCCCATGTCGCTGACACCGGCATCGCCGGGGCCGAGCATGAGCGGCGGGAGGTCCGCCTGCGCAGGGGCGACGCCCACGGCCAGGCTGGCGGCCAGGGCTACGACAAGGGTGGTGATCTTGCGGATCAAGGAGACTCCTCCTGGTTTGGGGCTCCCAGGACCATAGGCGGATTTACTCCGAGCGCGAATTCGTCGGTGGCGACGGCCGCCACTTCCGGTACGTAGTCCCGCCCGCCCTCCGAGCGCCCCGGTCATGGAATCTGATAACCCGTGGCAGACTCAGCGCCGTGAATCCTGGGGTGCGCTGGCTGGTGCCGTTCGTGGCGCTCCTGGCGGCGGGATGTAGCGAGTCCGACGAGCCGGTCTACCCCGAGGAGCCCGATACGTCGGCGATGTCGACGGAGTACGACCCCACGCTCGAGCCCGCGGCCGCCGCGCTGCCCCTGGTGCCCGCGGACGCCACGACGCTCGAGGTCACCGACTTCGACCAGCTCCGGCTCACCCTCGGGTTCGGTTCCCTCGACCACGACTCACCGGCGCCCGAACGGGCGCGTTTCTGGCAGGCGCTCTCCGAAGCAGCCAGCCTGTCCACGGGTCTGCTGCGCCCGGTTGCCGACGAGCTCGCGACCTACGACTTCGGGCAGGACGACGTCGCCTGGGAGGCGACGTACGCCGGTGGTGCCGACGGCTGGGTGCTTGCCTTCCACGAGGAGGCGCCGCTCGCCGCGGTACAGCGGGCGATCCGCGACGGGGTCGGTCCGTTGGCCGGCGCCGTCCTCGACATCGACCGGGCGCTGGTGACCTCGGCCCCGCCTCCCGAGGGGGAGGACAGCTGGGCGGCGATCGAGGAGGTCGTCGGACTGGTGGGGCAGGAGGCCAACACGACGTACGTCGAGCGCGCCTGCCTTGCGTTCGACACGGTCTTCGGCGAGGGGATGGAGGAGCAGCTGGCGGAGGCTCCTCGCGCGGCGCTCAAGTCCCTCGACCCGCTCGAGGGTTTCGCGATCGCTCTCGGGACCGACCTCGCCACCGTGCGGCTGGGGGAGTCCCGGTCGGACGCGTTCGACCGGCTGCGCCTGGCCGAGGTGATGCCGGCGATCAGGCCGGAGTTCGGCGCGGGCTTCGCACGCGGGGTCGCCGACCCGTCGACCGGCCGCCTCGGCTACGACCTGCAGCGACCGACGGCCGCCGTCGAGCTGATCCGGGACCAGCACCTCCCGTTCGCGGTCTGCGGCGACTGAGCGATCAGCGACCGCCACCGGCGAGCGCGTCGTACTGCCGCTTGTCGTGGGCGCAGAACACCGTGACCTCGTCGGAGTGAGCGGCCGCCAGCTCCTGGAGCCGCTCGAGATTCTCTCGCCGCACCTTGTTGGACCTCGCGGTGAACAGCTGGAAACCGGCCAGCCCGCGGTGACAAGTGGCCGGGCTGCCCATCTGCCGGCCGTCGAAGAAGGCGTCGCCGGCGTGCAGGAGCCAGTGCCCCGACCCCTCGCGCACGGCGACGCCGATCTGCCCCGGAGTGTGACCGGGGAGCGGCACCAGGACCACGTCGTCGCCCAGCGCAGTGACGGCGGGGAAGCTGAACCACTCGCCGTCGGGCTCCGCGTGCGGCACCCAGCGAGCGCCGTGCGCCCAGTGGGCGGGAACGTTGCGCGACCGGTGGCGTAGCGGTTGGTTCTTGAC includes these proteins:
- the gyrA gene encoding DNA gyrase subunit A, giving the protein MQRAYIDYAMAVIVGRALPDVRDGLKPVHRRVLYAMFDGGYRPDRGFSKCSRVVGDVMGQYHPHGDTAIYDTLVRLAQPWVMRAPLVHGQGNFGSPGNDAAAAMRYTECRMAPLALEMVRDIEQETVEFQPNYDGRSQEPVVLPSRYPNLLVNGSAGIAVGMATNIPPHNLREVAAGAQWALEHPDATREELQDALIERIKGPDFPNGALIVGREGIETAYRTGRGSVAQRAVIEIDEDARGRTCLSITELPYMVNPDNLALKIAELADSGKVQGIADVRDDSSGRTGQRLVVVLKRDAVARVVLNNLLKHTELQTNFSANMLALVDGVPRTLTIDQFVSHWVEHQVDVIQRRTRYRLAEAEKQAHVFRGLVKALDMLDEVIALIRRSPEVDDARQGLIELLEIDEVQANAILDMQLRRLAALERQKIMDRLAELELTIADLEDILANESRQRSIVSEELAEIVEKYGDDRRTQIIAADGDLSMEDLIPDEELVVSITRGGYAKRTLATQYRTQKRGGKGVRGATLRGDDVVEHFIATTNHHWLLFFTTAGRVYRTKAYNLPEALRDAKGGHVAGLLSFQPDESIAQVLAIRDYEQAPYLVLATRNGLIKKTRLGDYNSPRQAGVIAINFREDDDELIGAELVNPDDDILLVSRKGQAIRFRAGDDQLRPMGRATSGVTGMRFKYDDDSVLSMSVIRAAQVAAEEAAGLAEHDEESAAVEATAEQVNEVKAQFVFTMTDAGYAKRTRINEYRLTGRGGLGITTMKLTNEERGGLVGAFIVEDGDEILSITQGGQVVRSPIDDNFKPSVGRSTQGVKFVTPKAGDAVAVVARSVESKVDDEEPVGTAPAEDGETDESLVTDADVTIDAEESVETGDSGDDESPGGSEG
- a CDS encoding DUF3566 domain-containing protein, with amino-acid sequence MSDRTKEPTTVPVPTGAPVNKADGSAKPKVGNRPPQPMPDLPPPPADAPTPAAGPTVTTTAEVAPSQRPSSRGPRRARLRLTRVDPWSVMKTAFLLSIAFAVVTVVSVAMVWQVLGAAGVWDSINSTVQEAIGGEDVAGFQIQDYLGTSRVLGFTMLVAAIDVILITASATLTAFLYNMAAALLGGVEVTLAEDA
- a CDS encoding DLW-39 family protein, translated to MIKKLVLTALATAGVAFAVKKLQESKAEQALWAEATDQLPEN
- a CDS encoding PepSY domain-containing protein, with the translated sequence MNPKLTRKRTAAIFAGAAVVTAGTVGAAAALSGDDDDAQDRPIPASQLDRAEKAALEETGGGTVTETEVDDEESKYEVEVTLDDGTQVDVQLDENFEVVGTEDDGSEDESGDDD
- a CDS encoding calcium-binding protein, which codes for MIRKITTLVVALAASLAVGVAPAQADLPPLMLGPGDAGVSDMGNAALIRYSKYGPVYISGQHNQHLTVKWVESRHAIRFRDTRTAHWKKRLPDRCQNERVKTGVSAVCKVPPRFNKQRMFIQVWPRGGHDFTDGRTLPKRFRLWVLTDAGNDTVYGGAGADFVNGAKGNDRAFGGASRDWLRGGPGTDHLNGGSGTDRIAHH
- a CDS encoding MBL fold metallo-hydrolase; this encodes MTVHHLNCATMRPLLAPTMIAHVLLVERDEGLMLVDTGFGTGDLADPERLGKPYLRLVRPALDPGETALAQVTALGFSPEDVTDIVVTHLDVDHAGGLADFPDARVHVHQLELEAVKNQPLRHRSRNVPAHWAHGARWVPHAEPDGEWFSFPAVTALGDDVVLVPLPGHTPGQIGVAVREGSGHWLLHAGDAFFDGRQMGSPATCHRGLAGFQLFTARSNKVRRENLERLQELAAAHSDEVTVFCAHDKRQYDALAGGGR